The genomic window tgCTAATGTTCTTTTTGGCTGTTGATATTAAAAACTAATATTTCTCTAAAGGAAAATAGAGGACACTTGAAAATGTCCTTTAGAGAAGTACTAGTTTGTAATGTTGAGATTAGGATGCTTCATGATTATTATTAGTGTCAAAGCAGCATTGACGGCTAGCTTGTATAGAAAATGtttcaataataatattatagaaCTTAATAAGAAAACTATGTGTAAATATCACCATGATTGTATGTTATTTTGTCCAGGAGATGCCATGAccatggctctttttaaaaaattaatgcatCTGTTGTTTCAGAGTATAAACCATCAATAAAGAACTCATTAGTAGTAGGATTGGGGAATACTGGTCTTTACCACAAATcatataatatacttttataaaGCAGTTTATATCTACCCATGATTTCATCTAATTCTTACAAggacaaaatgtttatagcacaaatattattgTCTTAATTTCCTAGATGTGGAAACATGAAAgagataagtgacttgaccaTTGTCAAAGTGATAGTGAAACAATAGTCTGAACACATAGATTCTGACCCTAACTACAGAATTCTCTCTTTTGCACCACAGCACCTTGTAGTCTTCTACTGTAATTATATTCTCAGCTGTTTTATATTTACCTGTATACATGTCTTATTGATTTTCCTCACTGTGAGATCCATAAATGCAGTGACCATGtcaattttatctttgaatttctCTCTGGCCTCGTATCAAGCTTTTTAAGtggtagaagcttaataaatgtttgatgactgAATGAATGGATAACTTTGAATGATGtctgtatatataaattttgtgctagattctttatatttctcctctttgAAATCCCATAAATTTAAAGAGCTTCCCCCAAAATCACATTATATTTATAAGGTTCATttagaaagaaggagaaataaaatactttagatTGTGAGGTattcttgaaagaaaaagaaaataacttgggAGTCATtgccttttaatttatttagaaacccatttctttttttttttcaagtttatatagttctttaagtttattatttttttatttagaattttttcccacagtatatatgcatgagtaattttttttataatattatcccttgtattcatttttccaaattatccccccctccctctactccctccccttgatgacaggcaatcccatacattttacatatgttacaatataacctagatacaatatatgtgtgtaaatactattttcttgagaAACCCATTTCTTATGCATTACTAAGGGTAAAATATACATGATTATTATGAGTCAAGAAAGCATTAAGAGTTGCATCTTTCACTTTGAGAATGTTGGAGTGATAATGTTTTGCAGATCTTAATAATAGGAGATTGATGTGTAATTGTTGTCATGCTTCTATTTTATCTGGACTACACTATCCTTATGAGAGggctcttttttgcctttttattagcACTTTGTAATTTAAGAATATAGAATTTCAATGATTAAAGGAAAGTAGTATataatttgaatttgttttgtgttgtttaatgactgaagcaattgaggttaagtgacttgcccagggtcacactgctaggaagtgttaaatgtctgagaccagatttgaactcgggtcctcctgacttcagggctggtgctctatgcacttcaccacctagctgcccctatttgaatttttaaaaagggataataCGTTGGCTATCTTctgaatgatatatatatatatgtatatattactcatgtagatatacatatatgtgtgtttttgagtgtatgtatatatatatatatatatatatataagatatgtatgtatgtgtgtatacacacacacatatatatataatgtatgtatgtatatgtgtatatttataactATTACTTTACTAATTCAGCTAACTTTTCTTGGCCAATGGTAGTTCTGATAGGAACTTGGGATAATCTTCCTTGAGATTATAGATTTCtgaaacattttgaaatttaCAAGAAGACATAACTGGCTTCAAAACAAAATATACCAATTACTTACCTAATGCTCATACTTATTATTTGTTTGACTCTTGATAAATTAGTTAAGCTCATAgcctcatttttgtaaaattagggGATTTGATTTGATAGCTTCAGGttcatttcagttttaaatcCATGATTCTGATATAACTCATCCAGAAAatgtcattcttttccttttcaaaagacttttaattttaaatgatttaaaaaatacaaagcaatatAACTTtgcataaattatataaaattagaattaaatggTGGGTAAGTGATAGTATAATTAAGATATAATCTTTTAATCATTACCCTGAAAGAGTAAAGAAGTAAGTTCCTCAAAGCATTAAGggatttttctacattctttaaaatatgtttacTAATGTTGAAAATAGATTTACTATTAATATCTATATAAAGGCTTTCTACATGCATGTATCAATAATATATGGAAGTAATCTTTCAGAACTAACAATGAAGACAAATGAATTGAAATgatgaaaccttttttttttttttaaatacatggcGTCAAACATCTTTGTTTATGGTTTTAATCATGGGATCTGGGGGGAGGTACTTAAAGATCACTTATTCTATCCCTTCACtatatagatgggaaaactgaggattGGAGACTTTAAGTGGTTCATCTAAGGACACAGGCAGGAAATAGCAGAGCTAGAATATTTAAATACAGAGAATCAGGACTTCAAATTCAACTCCTCTTTGTATTAAACTATATTGCTTTTTGCTCTCTTAATTAAAGATGAGTCATtggattttaaaattgaaataagtATGGTGTGAATTGGAGCTTTCAAACAAAACTCATTATGATAAATTATCTgtatcattcttttaaatttaaaacaagcAGATATCAGACTCtcttaaatttttgaaaataagatCATCAAACTTATATACATCAAACTGAGGCAAGTTAACTTGATGGTTTGACTCTTcacaagttgcttaacctctctTTATCATATTTTTCTACTCTAAAACTACCTACTTCCCAGGttatatgagaataaaatgagattaaaacattatattatattataattacattacacttaaataattatataattgctTGATATTATTATTAAGGCTATTATTTAGTGAACCTAATATTGAAATAGAATCATGATCATAAAATGGAAACTCGTTGAAGGTAGAGACTCTTATATTTGTCTTTGTACTCAGTGCTTAACATAATCCCCATAGTGTTGttgactcattttttaaaggcattTGCCTCAACTCTTGAGATATTACTAAacatctcttagattggctaaaattacaggaaaagataatgcggaatgttggagggaatgtgagaaaactgggccactgatgtattgttggagttgtgaatggatccaaccattctgcagagcaatttggaactatactcaaaaagtaattaaactgtgcatacccttttatccaccagtgttactactgggcttatatcccaaagagaccttaaaggagggaaaagaacccatatgtgcagaaatgtttgtggcagctctttttgtagtggctagaaactggaactgaggatgcctatcaattggagaatggctgaataagttatgatatatgaatgctatggaatactattgttctgtaagaaacgactaataggatgatttcagagaggcctggagagacttagatgaactaatgctaagtgaaataagcagaaccaggagaacattatacacagcaacaataagattatatgacgatcaattctgatggatgtggcttttcttaacaatgagatgatcaaggccacttccaatgatcttatgatgatgagagccatctacatccagagagaaggctgtgggaactgagtgtagttcaCTACAGTATagcatttttgctctttttgttattgtttgcttgcattttgtttttttctcatttttttactttttgatctgatttttcttgtgcagtaagataattatataaatatgtatacatatgttggatttaatatatattgtagcatgtttaacatatattagattacttgccatctaggggaggggatgggggaaaggagtagaaaatttggaacacaaggttttgcaagggtcagtgttgaaaaattatacatgcatatgttttgaaaataaaaagttttaataaaaaataaaataaaaaagcatctgTTTCTTCATAatctcctttggggttttcttggaaaagatattggaatagtttgccatcttcttcagttcatttttcagatgaagaaattgaggcaaatagagtgaagtgacttgtccagggtcacacagctcaagaagtatctgagaccagatttgaactcatgaatatgATACTCCTTGTTCCAAGCTCAATGCTGGATCTACTCCACCACCTGTCCTGAACATAATagcaacttaataaatgtttttggattGACTTGATCATTactcatatttataaagtactttcaagAAGTATAAAGTGCTCCTTTAGCTACTTGATGAAGTAAGTGGTACAAATATAATTGTCtctgttttagagatgaggaaacagacaaactCAGGTTGTCTGTTGTTAATACCAAATATCTTCCCACTGTTTTTATCTCCCTTCACCAAAGGACACTTCCTCTAAGAATATCAGAAGTAAAAGATTCTTTGATGATTAGTCCAGCTTTCTCACAGtaaggataaggaaactgattctGAGCTCCATCCAATTCAGATAGCAAGTTAGTGGTTAAATTAGAGCTGGAATTCAGATTTCCAGACTCTTCTTCCAGTGTTCTGCAATTCGGCAACACTGTTTAGCTGTGAGGTCCTACTTCACaatttatctataaatatgtttaaaatataaaaacaggtTTTCACTATTGTTCTAGCACTAGTTCAAGTTGAAACTATCATTACTCCTCTTGGAAATGAAGGATATTCATGGATTATCCCACTGAGTTTTACagagatgaaatttttaaaaaagataatttacctTCAGAAAGAGACTAAATAGGTATTCAGCTTAACAAAGTACTTCATCTATTCTGTATGGAAAAGCTTTCCTACATGATTTATTTGCCCTTAATAGCtaactaaaaaaattaacattcttaTCATTTATGTATACTTTGGGTAATCTAGGTACTTCACAGGAAAAATAATAGTATTCTGAGATCTAAATAACTCTTATTGTTACCCTGGGAAAGGTTGTATGGGAAAAGACAAAAAGCATGGCAAATTACTTCAGCATTAGGAAATAATAAGAGAATAAAGATGAAACTTTCGAAGCAAAgtatagggattttttttttgtgttttttcccccttcttgtaCTTCTGTACAGTGCAGATATACCCTAAGCTGTCAGAACCATATTAAATGGGGCATAGTTAAATTGAGTGGCTCTGATAAGGACTCCACTGTGCTATCAAAGTTTTAGATCAGTTGGATTGAATTTCTGGCATATTGCACATTTCCAgactttcattctctcttttttttccctttcagtgaCACTACAAGGGCAGTCTTAGATACGCTTATAATTTGTAGTTTTATAATGCAGGGGACATCTACATTTTCAAAGAAGAGATGATACCATGGAAGCCagcagcaaaggaaaaaaaaatttgcaaagtacACAGTCTGCATACTATTTTTGAGAGTTTGAAAAATGACCTTATATCTTCCTTGAGTCAAGATAGttatttgaatgaaaaataaaaatgtgcatTTGCTTAAACTTAAAGTATGGCTGTGGTACTTTAACCCTAAGAACTCTAAACATCAATAATGAAGTTAATAGGTTTTCCAATTCCCATTATGATTATGCCTGAAACATTCTCCTCCCTTGAAATATGTCCCAAAGAAATgcataattgcttcatatttcaaattttccctcagAAAATGGTAGCAAGTGCTATATTTTTATAGCCTTCTtttacaagaataaaaaaaaagttatggataTATGCCTAcaataaaaagcagaatttttgTAGAAATACTGCAAATCCTTCACAAAAGAGCAAACAAATAGGACAAAATCAATTATTTGCGTGAAAAAAGACTATGGGCATAGAGTATGGATACAAATgcaatttgaaatataaatactGGTTAAAGTTAACATACTGGGGAATATATACATAGctttttttaaagggaaactaTTCACTGATAGTTTCATCCCAATAGTAAGAGATAAAAATTATGTATGCAACTGAGTTCTAAATAGTCTTCCTCAAATTATATTGCACTTCACTGGCTTGAATTGTCATATGTGAGTTCTCTTAAAAAAGATATAACATGCACCCCAAGACATCAACCATAGCTAATATTCATCATTTACAATTTTCCGGTCAAATTTGCTCTTTTTGTGTTTTTGATGGCAGAGATGATCAACATAAGAATTTCCAGCACAAGGGTATAATTTTAGGAAAGTACATTGGTATCTTTTGATGGGAGCACACTGTGATTATGCCATCACTTTGCATATGTAGATGGAGAAAGTCCTCACCAGCAGAAACTGGAAGATCATTACAAGTGGCAGCATGGCCTAGTCCATAATCAAACTGACAAATTCTTATAGTGATTCtgatccctccttccctcctttccttccacccCCAATGTCTTAACACTATATTTATGTTATCAAATGGCTATAGGGCTGTTTGTCTACTTGGATGGAAAGGTCCTATCCTGGCTCAGAACACAGAAATACAATCAGGTTGATGCATCATGTGAAGGAACTTACCAGGGTTTCATTCGGTGTTTCCATTTCAGCTTTGGTTTTGCTGTTTTTCTTGTGGTTTCCTTGAGTGCTGATAGAGTTGCTGGGAAGAGTGGAGCCTTGAGATTTGCCCTTAGACACACTCCTGCAGGAAACATTATTTGATCCACTTTCTGTCTGTTGTGCTGCTTTCTTATCAACTCTGCAGGTAGAAAGTGATTCCTCTGATAAATCACATTGCCTTTCTTCAATCATAACACTTTACTCATTTCTTAAGTGTTTAAAATAACCGTTCTGCACCTCTTTGTTTCTACACCTTTGTATGATAAATATTTCTATCAAGTTCTCACAAAATCTGTTGCTTACAAATGATGGTGGATTAATTTAGTTTtgcctattgatttttttttcaatgatgaaAATTGCCAAGGGGTCAAACtgaaaataaatgtatgtttattGTTAAATGCTCCCTTGGCCTAAGGTTTAGTAGGAAAATATAATTACTGTTAGAAAGTTACTAACAATATGTTTTTTGGTTTTACAATCAATGAGATCAGCCTacataaaaaatgtatatataattgtcTTCTATTTCACgccatatgcatatattcatggTTCCTGGGGTAGGTTGAATTTCTATCAACTTTGATAAAACTTACCATTCTTTAATTTCAAAGATCATTGGTTTGGTTAACAAAGTAACATGGaccaaattatcattttattactaacattttttttgttttaaattcttgCTATGTATAAAAGCCTGTTACTATAAATTTCTATTGAAGAAACACATTTCCCTTGCATTGACCATCCCAGAAATCTCctttccagaaaaataaaataaaataaacatggtGAAATTCAATGAGTTACCTGTTTAAAAGTTCTTTCATAAAGGTGTCTTTTGTTGAACACATGGCAGGACTGAGTCTATTCTTCTGCTCAGACTTCATTTGAACATGAATATCTTGTGGGCTTCTCatattccttttactttttaagaCATTGTCTGGAATATCTCCCATCTCTGTTTTCCTGTTGAATTCATTCTCTGTCTCACACTGCAGTTCGggctttcttttgtctttctttttctctagtttttgcTGTTTGTTTCCAAATCCCAAACTCTTTGAATCTTTCTTTTCCACTTTGTTTTTGGAGATGTCCATTTTTCTGCCACTCAGAGCAGGGAGTTTACTCCTTCGAAAACCAAACCAGCTGGCTATTGAGGGCCCCGATTTTTGTTTGGCCTCCATAGTGGGAGACTTAATTTGTATTTGGCCTTTTTCAACATTTTCCTGAATGCAGAGCATGACTTTTTCTTCTATTGTGGGTGGGACAGGAGCATCCTGGCTTAAATCTCCCATTTCAAAGGTATCTGCTGCCTTATCAGGGATTTCTTGCTTGCAGGCACTGCTTGCTTCCACTTGTCCTAGGCATTGAATCCTTTTTGGACTTTGAAGGGAACTTGCCTGATCTAAAAGATGACTGGGTGATGATGGGGATGGAAGGCATCTGTAAGGGCCGTTGCCTGGTTCCTCAGGCATAGCTAGAGTTGGGCAGTCTCCCTGAGAAGGCAATCTGTGGGTTTCAACCCTGGATACACTATGAATCTCTTCTGTTTTGGGAGAAACTCTGAAAGGTAACTTGCTTGGACTACCATGCTGGCTGCTGGAGCTGTTTGTAGTTCCATGAGATCCTGGCCGAGAATAGGAATCCTCCAGTGGTTTACCAGATATTGAAAGGTTCTCTGTGGTTGACCCTGAAGCTGTCTTGTTTGTGAATCCATCAGTAGCAGAGTTCTGGCGTGTGAGAGAATTGCCTCTGTCAGTTGTATTGGTAATAATTTGAGTCCGTACTTTACCAAGCCCTTCAGAGGCAGTGGTGGAAGGCTTTTCTCCAGAATGAACACTAAAACTTTGACTACGGGCTTTGGCCCCATTCATTCCTAGAGCTGGTTTTAAGTGGGGCTTGCTGGAAGAGGTGGATCTCTTCATAAACCTGTTTTCTAATGAATCTCCCCTGTCAGCTTCTATATGACAGCTTTCAGGTGACTGTGGAAGAGTGATCTCTGTGGCAAGTCCTGAAGCAAAACTGCTTTTCATGTCTAAATCTACCATTGACACATTGAGTTCATTACTTTTGGTAGTAATTCTTGTGAGATCTATGGATTCTTCAGGTTTAGACTTGCTTGCTACTGCACAGCTTTTAGAAGCTGCATTGATACTCTCCTTTTCCTGTTTCCCTGGCACAGTGGAACTCTTCCTGAGAAGTTGAGGGGATTTTACAAGTACTTTGAGTCCCACAGGGAGACGGGTCTTAAGCCCTTTGTCGTGAGAACCTTGGATGTTGTTTGTGGTATCATGACTTTTGGAAGATGAGGATGATGAGGGAATATTAACTTGAGATGACACTGCTTCATTCCCACTAATGGGGTGAGACTTCGGTGTTTTGGGAAGACAGTCACTGTATTGTCCTCTCCTTCCTGGGGATGAGCTTTTTGAAGAAGGCATTTCTAGTGGTCCACAATCTAAGGGAATATTCTTGGTAGTCTGTAAGCTTGTGTCAAAAAGTCCTTGATTGTTTCCAGAAGCTTGGTGATTGGAGACTTTTGTAGAACCTCTCTTAGGAGAAACTTTTGGAGGGCCTGGACCAATCATAGCAAAAGTACCAGAAGAGAGTTGACTGGCACATTTGCTTTGGACTATCTTTTCCTCACTGGATGGGGGGTGAGAGAAGTCAGGCTTTTTGAGTGCCACAATTGATTTTTTCCCCGGGACTTCAGGTATAGCATGATTAGAAGAAATGACAGCACTTGGGGATGCTTTCAGTGGGGAGGATTTTAGTGTGGCCTTTGCCATTTCACTAGGGATACTGGTTCCTGGCTTACTGGATAAAGGTGGTGAATGTTCATAAGTAGGCCTGATCAGCAGTGAAGCTGACCTGcctggaggaggagggggagaaggtgATTTGGCTATTTCCTCTGGTCCCAAGTTACAGTGTTTATCCTTGGTTGGAGGCTCCCCATAGTTAGTAGGTTCAATGAAAGGTCTTGGCAATAACAGAGAACTCTTAGAACCCTTAACCCAGTCACTCTTGACAGAATTTTTTGAGCTATGAGGAAGCAGCTTTGGCTGTTTGGGGATATGGGAGTCAGGGTGTATATGCAAATGATGTACTGGGCTCTGGGCTTTTTGGAACCTGGAGAGTTTTACAGGAGGTAAGGCTGGTGATTTGTCTAGGGCCATGGAGCCAGGCGATGAGACTATAGATGGATCATCAGGATCTGTTACCTTTGATTTCTGAGGCAAAGATTTTCCCCTGCTAGGTATTTTAGTCAGATTTTGTTTGTGGCTTATACCTGTGGACACCAAAGACACAGAATTGCTTCGATGTGTTATGTTATGTGTGGATTTGGCTTCCTTTTGTCGCTGAGTATTTTCTAATATTGATCTTCCAGGGTTTAAAGACTCTGTGGGCATCACAAGAACACCTGTATTTCCAGTCCCAAAGATATCTTTgtgagttcttttctctttttcatcttcaGGTGCCTTTAAAATGCTGTAGTCTCTTGCATTCATTCCTAGCTGCAAATTAGTGATTCCCTGAGGTAAAAGTTCAGTGTATTCTGCATTGGACCCAGTTGGAGCTTGGTTGATTGAAATTTCATCTCTAGTAACAGTGACAACTCCAGTCTGATGTGAGCTGAATTCAATAGGCTCGCCATCCTCAGCATCAAATATTACAGTAATACATTCCTCAGAGGAAGTCTTTTTGATGACCCTCTGCTGTTTAATGAAACTAAATGTCTTTGGCCTGCTATCTGAGGGAATGGGTGCTCGTTTTTCCTCTTTACTGGAAGACACAAGTTGAGATTTTCCATGCCCTAACAGCATGTCAAAAGTCTGAGTACCAGGAGTTACCAACAAGTCAGAAGGACTTTTCTCATCACTGCTTTCTATGTGTAATTCATCAAGGGTTTCATAGTCATCAGTATCAGAAAGCTGTAGATTAAGGTCCTTATGATCTAGACCAGGCAGACCTTTTTCTTGCTGCAACTGCATGTTTGTGCATAATTCACCCTCTGATAGGCAGTGGCTATCAAAATTGGTCAGTTTTTCAGGTTTTTCCTTGAAATCAGTAGAGGAAGTTTTTTCTGAAAAGTTTTTCCCATTAGATTCCCAACCAAATAGACTATCAGAAACACTATGAGTTAACTTGTTGCATTGGAGCCTGTGGTCTTTGCTTGGGATTTCATGAAGCAAGGCTAAAGAGGAAGCTTCATCATCAGCATCGTCATGGGAATCAGAGTCATATGTGAATGATTGTGTGTGCTCTTTGCATGGGCTTCCTGTTTCTGTTGGTTTACAATGAAGATGCTCCTTATGGCTGCCACATTTAATTCCTGGGGAATAGATTCCTTCATTTGAGTTCATACAatctttataaccccatttggtTATTACAGAAGGTGGTTCAAGCAATACTTTTCGTTTCTGCAGTTTCCTCAGACCTTCCAAAATGTGGCTTTCCTTAATACGTGTTGGAGGTAACTCATCTGCAGGACTAGCAAGGTCACTTGGAAGGGACGAAGCAATGCTAATCCTTTTGTCCCAGTTAATTGATGACTGTCAGGAAAGAAAAAGTTGATATTAGAAATCAGTGAACTAATCATGTTGGAAatatcttcaaaagaaaaaaaaaagtagccaaTGAGCTTTACATATCCTGGTGatacacaaataaaaatggaaacaaactGTTCTGGGTGTtcacaggaaggaaggaattacTTCTGTTAGAGTGACAGAGAGGAGTTCATGGAGGAGACATAATTTAGGCTGTCTTAAAATACAAGGAAAAGTAAGAGGGACTAATTGTAAAAATAGTATGAGTAAAAAGGCAGAAGCAGAAAGGCACAAGGTCTGTTCAGAGAATACCAAAAAGGTCATTCTGACAGAAGCTAAGAAAGAAGGGAGACAGGGACAGAAGCTAAGAATCCAAAGGGAGGTTGGGTTCAGGAACCAGTTTGAATGCTAAAATAAATGCTAAGGTTTTTCAATTAACAATGGGAAACcaataaaattttctaaaagCATCTTCCCAATAGTAAAGCAGACATCCAGTAACAATTAATGACTTGATTAAGttaaaatacttttcttcaaTGCCTTCCTGGAGAAGAAACTTTGTCCCCAGGAAGAATCTAATTTGAGTGTACTTACTGTGTACAGCAGAGTACACAGGGAAAGCCtaccatctattttttttttttttttgctgaggcaagtagggttaagtgacttgtgcagggtcacacagctaggaagtgttaagtgtctgaattcagatttgaactcaggtcctcctgacttcagagctgatgctctattcattgcTCTATCTAGCTGTCCCCTACCACCTATTCTTGACCCTGaaagtttatcatttccttcatcaCTGTTTATAAGGATCTCTTTGgccttttaaaagaatgaaatattttgctCCAATAAGAATGCTCAGAAGATAAATTTATGTCCTCGACCAAATGTGAGTTAAGAAGAGAATCTTGCCCCTTTGCtcaaaaaacaaaatctgaaagAATATGAACACACGCAGATACCTAAAGAACTCATTGAGGTATTTGGCAGTAAATGTGTCTATCTTTTCATTTCGGGAAAGATTAAATTTTTAATGCTTAGTGCAGAAAATTAAATTCTATCAGATATAGTCCTATAACTAGATCCAATCATACAATAGCATGTTccaaaattacacacacacacacacacacacacacacacacacacacatggattcataggatatttatatttatgacaCCATAGACCAGAGCCATGATAATTgaaatttctataataatattattaggcTTTTAAGTTAGTTTTGAATGTTTTCTTGAATTGAAGGTTCAACTATAAAAATAACCTATTATGAACAAATTCAGGTTTGTtaattaaatgatataaataatatatatatattttaaaaatccactaaTTCTAATACCAAAAAAAGGATGTTGTAGGTCAATATTCTTGGGTGATCTTTTCTATACTCACCCAAATCCTTAGAAATAAGAGTGAGATCCCATTAGGGAGTCACAGCTATTATAGAATTACCAGTGAGAAAGCTGTCACAGCTAGGGGATTTTATGTCTGCCCATGATACTGATAGTTACATTCAGAAGAACAAAAggagattagaaaaaaatagccTATGAGAGACGGAAAATGCCAGCTTTGTTCAAGCTATGAACTTGCTCATTTTATACTATGCCAATACATCTCTACTTTTGCTCATCCCTTAACCAATTTAAACTTTCCTTGAAATTCCTTtcacaatttctctctctctgtctctctgtctctctgtctgtctgtctgtctctctctctctctgtgtctctatctctctctctgtctctgtctctctctgtctctgtctctctatctctctctctgtctctctctctctctgtctctcttggtctctatctctctgtctctttctgtctctctgtctctctctgtctctctctttctctctctgtctctctgtctttctgtctctctctctctttctgtctctctctctctctatctctctgtctttctgtctctcactctctatctctctctctgtctcatctgtctctttctctcttatttaacTTTCCTTGAAATTTATCATCttgaatttaacaaatgtttcaaaagacatttactaagtacttgcTATATGCAAATGAATGCTAGGTTCAGAAGAAACAGctttaaaatagaaaactatCTGCTTTCAATGACCTTATGATCTACCAGGAGGTACAGTTAACTT from Sminthopsis crassicaudata isolate SCR6 chromosome 3, ASM4859323v1, whole genome shotgun sequence includes these protein-coding regions:
- the NCKAP5 gene encoding nck-associated protein 5 isoform X3; the encoded protein is MEGKRQLEKRDFGKRLSLDSSLVEYMDSNKYIEHLLTQLEEQRRNLWREKLAVARLQREVARSRREGTMHEKLILELEEERHLRLQSEKQLREVTLESERSRVQMRGLQQQFSRMEETVRNLLQNQGPPEGKKEDTVNIMVYQEKLSEEERKHKETSGDPHMVIDEDSRSESSTDEGKEKTKLLLERLKALEAENSALALENENQREQYERCLDEVANQVVQALLTQKDLREECVKLKTRVFDLEQQNRTLSVLFQQRVKPASDLLLQKLHSRILDLSSGDLLSEVERNPSLMQSRTDVDIHECQLNAKSGVPVPKCPALNMTNSGRLCPRNSCSSSELSLSSTCSEYSSGSSYTWNDGKTLSKTSSINWDKRISIASSLPSDLASPADELPPTRIKESHILEGLRKLQKRKVLLEPPSVITKWGYKDCMNSNEGIYSPGIKCGSHKEHLHCKPTETGSPCKEHTQSFTYDSDSHDDADDEASSLALLHEIPSKDHRLQCNKLTHSVSDSLFGWESNGKNFSEKTSSTDFKEKPEKLTNFDSHCLSEGELCTNMQLQQEKGLPGLDHKDLNLQLSDTDDYETLDELHIESSDEKSPSDLLVTPGTQTFDMLLGHGKSQLVSSSKEEKRAPIPSDSRPKTFSFIKQQRVIKKTSSEECITVIFDAEDGEPIEFSSHQTGVVTVTRDEISINQAPTGSNAEYTELLPQGITNLQLGMNARDYSILKAPEDEKEKRTHKDIFGTGNTGVLVMPTESLNPGRSILENTQRQKEAKSTHNITHRSNSVSLVSTGISHKQNLTKIPSRGKSLPQKSKVTDPDDPSIVSSPGSMALDKSPALPPVKLSRFQKAQSPVHHLHIHPDSHIPKQPKLLPHSSKNSVKSDWVKGSKSSLLLPRPFIEPTNYGEPPTKDKHCNLGPEEIAKSPSPPPPPGRSASLLIRPTYEHSPPLSSKPGTSIPSEMAKATLKSSPLKASPSAVISSNHAIPEVPGKKSIVALKKPDFSHPPSSEEKIVQSKCASQLSSGTFAMIGPGPPKVSPKRGSTKVSNHQASGNNQGLFDTSLQTTKNIPLDCGPLEMPSSKSSSPGRRGQYSDCLPKTPKSHPISGNEAVSSQVNIPSSSSSSKSHDTTNNIQGSHDKGLKTRLPVGLKVLVKSPQLLRKSSTVPGKQEKESINAASKSCAVASKSKPEESIDLTRITTKSNELNVSMVDLDMKSSFASGLATEITLPQSPESCHIEADRGDSLENRFMKRSTSSSKPHLKPALGMNGAKARSQSFSVHSGEKPSTTASEGLGKVRTQIITNTTDRGNSLTRQNSATDGFTNKTASGSTTENLSISGKPLEDSYSRPGSHGTTNSSSSQHGSPSKLPFRVSPKTEEIHSVSRVETHRLPSQGDCPTLAMPEEPGNGPYRCLPSPSSPSHLLDQASSLQSPKRIQCLGQVEASSACKQEIPDKAADTFEMGDLSQDAPVPPTIEEKVMLCIQENVEKGQIQIKSPTMEAKQKSGPSIASWFGFRRSKLPALSGRKMDISKNKVEKKDSKSLGFGNKQQKLEKKKDKRKPELQCETENEFNRKTEMGDIPDNVLKSKRNMRSPQDIHVQMKSEQKNRLSPAMCSTKDTFMKELLNRVDKKAAQQTESGSNNVSCRSVSKGKSQGSTLPSNSISTQGNHKKNSKTKAEMETPNETLIKEVTGSLQEDEEDTIMESGEHSPFQNHIIESSCQMRTLDSGIGTFPLPDSGNRSTGRHACKPDTSMESESFLSLQETLPSTSPIKAKTLEREVPSAANSQGSLESIIVHSTSDPVMTAKGIRPFQSRLPKPASSGINNLQRQNETELNPQTSFEYTEETMENEANLPDWNSDKTKTQQQIQNSIDRTWDGRNFQNALEKMESHWS